The DNA segment attgcaaaactaacctatgacgacttaactgtaagtcgtctactttaaaaaaaatattattattttaattttcactagacgactgaaatgtaagtcgtccaaaaagtcaaacttctgaaataatccagtcaaatgcaaaactaacctctgacgactgaaatgtaagtcgtctagcttttttggagtttttttttaaccaaacaatagtagacgacttaactttcagtcgtccgaaataacagatttcaaagtcaattgcaaaaataacctctgcgttgaccagacgacatatagtttagtcgtctagacaacttagattgaagtcgtccgcgtcttctccactagtttttaagtcttctacgttagtttttgaataacttgtatttttaagagtgataagtaacttcaagatatgtaaaactcatatttacaaaatatgttctctccttagttttactaaatttgactaagcttttcaatgcaaacttataaaaatatgatacgctttgactagttactaagcttttcaatgcaaacttataaaaaatatgatatgctttgacttgtttattaagatgagaaaaatgccattggagtttattattgcatatgagagatccaaagataagaaaaaggctactgaagtctattatttcattgatttgtaaatgtgtaaacacattgttaacacatttaatacatcttggaaaacattattactgattttacaaaaaaaatcacaactaaaagagtatacatgcaattcacaaaacagaccataaacaaaactattatagatcattcatctacaaagacaagcttggattccacttgagtagacaagaccagacgacttttaagaagtccagacgacttctaagaagtccagacgacttccaggaagttcagacgactttgtcagaagactttaaGGAagtcagacgacttccagacgactttacaggaagtccagatgacttttaggaagtccagacgacttccagacgatttccagacgactaacaagtaagtcgtcccagaattcttccagatctgaaaaacctgcatattaaatccagatctgaaaaacctgcatattcaaaaacgttcaaatggcttaaaaacagaaaaatgagtgaaagattagataaatctacctttacagaacacacaaaaatacatatctaaaaataatagatctacctttaaattagtggaagataagtaccatctaattaaaaacctgcaaaaaaaaaagattagtaagaaagacatgagacaaaattgaaaaattcatataaagtttggtgttttcaagtcaaagagattagagtgggtttggagagttttagtttgggaaaaaagtaagaactttatacaacaagaagttaccaaatgaagaaaaatcagacataagaacttaccaaaacgctcagaaaaattcagacgacttcctagaagtccagacgacttcctggaagtccagacgacttcctggaagtccagacgactttgtcagaagacttccaagaagtccagacgacttccagacgactaacaggtaagtcgtcccagaagtcttccagatctaaaaaacctgcacatcaaatccagatctgaaaaacctgcatatccaaaaacgttcaaatgacttaaaaatagagaaaatgagtggaagattagataaatcaacatttatagaacacacaaaaatacatatctaaaattaatagatctacctctaaattagtggaagatgagtaccatttgattaaaaacctgcaaaagagatagattagtaagaaatacatgagacaaaactgaaaaattcatataaagtttggtgttttcaagtcaaagagattagagagaggttggagagttttagaatgatgaacattacatttttgttgcagccatttgagaggaggagagagaatgtgtaaatttttctttatatagggagacaaaaaatccaattaggttaaatatttttgactcagacgacttcctggacgacttacatttcagtcgtctggtgaagaaattaaaacagacgacttacatgtaagtcgtccagaagagtttaatatttttagcgggaaattaaatatttttagcgggaaactaaaatagaagactttccagacgacttacaagtaagtcgtctggtttaaattatttaagcgggaaaataattttttttaaaaaattttaggcgggaatatttggacgacttacatgtaagtcgtctgttttaatttcttcaccagacgactgaaatgtaagtcgtccgagtaaaatgatccggttaggttaaaacgtacattggtaaaatataaggttcggtacgatgtggacgactgaaatatacgtcgtccgggtaaattattcaacagacgactgaaatataagtcgtcacaccctaaacataacccctaaacttaattatctaattaaacacttcataaaaccaaatcaaacttgaaaagtgtttactatacacagaaataaacacatataggtgaaaactaatttttgaaaaaacattttagttttccaaaatctaaccctaacaatacatacaatactacaacatatgtttgccaaactcctaaaccaaagtatttcatgattcactacttccactcatctatcttcaaaacaaatcaattttatcatatcttaatttatatcagttaaaactatttataattacttgctttttattttttacgcatcaaaatatttttttacaagatttataaattatttttaaaataaactggtaccagacgacttacacttcagtcgtccagacgacttccaacatctcagacgatttactggagttatattcgtaaaaatggcttctgtttttttgtttggtcacaaagGACTGaactgtaatttcactaggcttttaggttagttttgcatttgattcaagttttgGTATAgatttgggattaaaatcaagttatgggttaattttggcaaaaacccccaTTTTCAATTGCTATGATCTTGCTCAGTAGGGCAATAATATTCATTTGGTTAAGAGTACCGCGCGCGTATTGCACGgcacataaaataatatagtagACCTAAATTAGACACGTTATATATAGTCGGTGCCTTCTTGAAACAAAAAGTCGAAAGCATGCATGCATGCAAGTGAATTACATATTAAGTTTCATTAGTTGGAAACGAATTATTGATAGTATTAGTTTTGACGATATGTTAACGCTAACAGAGAAAACATTATTTCTAGTTTTTCTTCAAATGTAAGAGAGACAAagtagaaaaatgaaaacatagcTGTAAAGGTGTTGTCATGGCTTAACTTATCATTGTTGTTTATCATGTGATTTCCcccaacccccccccccccccccccccccccccccccctcccgcCGGCCCCTCCCCCAAAGTCAAAGGTTCCCCCTCTCTAATCTCATTCGTTCGCATtacgaatataaaataattaacgtttcatcttaataaatttatcagcGGGACAAAAccaataatatataaatctgTTATAATTTTTTCGATTAGCAAAGAACTGATTCACTTAATTACTAAATTCATCTTTTATTTTGTCTATAAAGTTATCTGAATATCAGCAAAAATGTGCTACCACACAAAAGTAGTGCGGATCACTTCATAGGTAAGTGATTCCCCCACAAACCTGCATGTAGCGATACGTATAATTAATATGTAACGCATTTATAGTAGCCATTAATGTATTACTTAGAGTTGCATAAAGTGGAATCAATACTCTTCCTAAACCATTTGGTAGATATTCATATACTTTACTGCATCGATTGCATAGTTTAATATGTGGACTTGATGGTTGACGCTGACATTGTACATACCCCGTAAGGTCATGTATGATTGTTTTAATTCTTAGTAGAACACAATTGATATATCATCTAAacaatattcaaatatataaaaagctGTGTTCCAAACATTGACAGGCTTCTTTGAATTTTTCGTATTAAGGTCATAAACAATATTGAAGCAcgtattcaaatatataaatttgtattattgTGGCAGTTTTAACATACTAATTGTTTCTGAAACCTTTTTTGCGATTAATAAACAGATCGAAGCACGTATCTATAGAATATAGTCTTGTTTGTGTTCTGTACAAAGGTGTTAATATTCGTTAATTGCGTAGGTATCCTAAAAGGTAAGCATCTGTGTCCCATTGTTTAAGGAACCCTTCATAGGAGTATTAAAAAAAGACCTCAACTTGGTATTTAAAAATTCATCATTTCTATCTATATAAACCGTATCACAGCACTTGAACTACACCATCATTCACAATTTCATACCATCAAACCAATAAATCCTAACACACACAACGAGTGAAAAAAGGAACACCTTTTTCTTAATCTTCTGATAGGTTTGACAATGGATCTAGCCAAACACACAACACTCCAAATGTTGGGATTCATACTCCTTGCATCACTCGTACTAACTATGGCTCAACCCCCTGGCTTGACAAAGCCAAGCCATGCAACTTGTAAGATCAAGAAGTACAAACATTGTTACAACTTAGAACATGTTTGTCCCAAGTTCTGCCCTGACACTTGTCATGTTGAATGTGCTTCTTGCAAGCCCATATGTGGTCCTGCTTCCCCCGGGGATGATGGCGGAGACACTCCTCCTACTCCGGTTCCACCTGTTTCACCACCACCTCCGGCTCCTGTTCCGCCAGTTTCACCACCGCCTCCAGTCACGCCTACTCCTTCTTATCCTACTCCCACTGATCCTCTGCCTCCAGCACCTGTTTCACCACCTCCTCCGGCTCCTGTTCCGCCAGTTTCACCACCACCTCCAACTCCTACACCGTATGTTCCAAGTCCTACTCCGCCAGTTTCACCACCACCTCCGTCTCCTACACCGGATGTGCCAAGTCCTACTCCACCATCTTCACCACCACCTACTACTCCCACACCAGCTGTGCCAAGTCCTACTCCTTCTTCACCACCACCTCCTTCTCCTACACCAGCTGTACTAACCCCTCCTCATGTTACTCCCACTCCTCCTACACCGGCTGTACCAAGTCCTCCTGACGTCACTCCCACTCCTCCTACCCCATCCGTTCCAAGCCCTGATACTCCCACTGCACCACTACCTCCATATTCCCCACCCGCGACCCCTGCTCCCTCCGTTCCAAGCCCCACTCCCACACCTCCGTCGTCCCCAACTCCTCCTGGATCTACTCCCACGACTCCAACGCCTTCTGTCCCAACTCCTTCTCCTTCCGTCCCTGTTCCAAGTGCTCCAAACTCTCCTCCTTACGTTCCCCCATCCTCTCCTACTCCAACCCCACCATCAGATGGGGAGGCAGGAGCAGGAGTCAGAAGGGCAAGGTGTAAGAAGAAGGGCTCTCCTTGTTATGGAGTTGAATACAGTTGCCCTTCCGCTTGTCCCCGTTCTTGTGAAGTCGATTGCGTCACTTGCAAGCCTCTTTGCAGTATGTCCTCTCCCTCCTCTTTATACTCCTTTGTTATTTAGTTACATACTTAACACATGCTAAATCATGATAGTTTGTGATATATACAGATTGTGACAAGCCAGGATCTGTTTGCCAAGACCCACGTTTCATTGGAGGAGACGGTCTCACCTTTTACTTCCACGGCAAGAAAGACTCCAACTTCTGCCTCATCTCCGATCCTAACCTTCACATCAACGCACATTTCATTGGTAAACGTAGGCCTGGTATGGCACGTGACTTCACATGGGTCCAATCCATTGCTGTTCTCTTTGGCACTCACCGTTTCTACGTCGGAGCCCTCAAAACCGCCACGTGGGATGATTCAGTTGACCGTATCTCCGCCTCTTTCGATGGAAACGTTATCTCGCTTCCTCAGCTAGACGGTGCCACATGGACTTCTTCCCCAGGTGTATATCCTCAGGTCTCGGTCAAACGAGTCAACGCTGATACTAACAATATCGAGGTACGCCCTAAAACATTACTTTAGCGACAAGTCACTTAAACTTGgaacaaaatacaaaaataaatacctTTTCTtggaattttttcttttttaattatttcatgtatatttatgttaataatTGCTAATTTTGGatgattatttttgaaaataacaagctgaaaaaaaaactatgtatcTTATAATTTAGATTCTTGATAGAATGATAGTAACCAATGAATAACTTGGTGTACATGTATGTTCTTCTTTTATTCAGGTTGAAGTAGAGGGTTTGCTTAAGATCACCGCAAGAGTGGTGTCAATAACAATGGAAGATTCAAGAATCCATGGGTACGACGTGAAGGAAGATGACTGTCTAGCTCATCTCGATTTAGGCTTCAAGTTCCAAGACCTCAGCGACAATGTCGACGGAGTTTTGGGACAGACTTATAGGCCAAACTACGTTAGCCGAGTAAAGATCGGAGTCCACATGCCAGTGATGGGTGGTGACAGGGAATTCCAGACCACCGGACTTTTTGCACCTGACTGCTCTGCCGCAAGGTTTATCGGTAACGGAGGCAGAAACGGTGGCTGGAGCAAAATGGAGCTCCCTGAGATGAGTTGTGCCAGTGGCGTAGGTGGCAAGGGAGTGGTCTGCAAGAGATAGACGTTTGCTCTAAACTTTATTACTACATACTACCACCACTATACAATATGCTAAGTGGTAACTATAATATTATACCTAATTAATAAATATCATCGAGAAAGCTTTCCCTAAGGAAATATGTAATGGTACAAATGTAATTTAATTATTCTTGATCTGAATGAAATGTGAATTTATATTAATCTCTTCCTTCTGTGCTTCAGTAATCCTTGTTTTGAGAAACTTGTAAAATATGatcataataacaaaaaaaagttgcaaaacataattagattttttttgattaaaataaaattagatacTTGTCAGGAAATTAAATCTGTATCCCCTTATCCATGTCAGCGCATCTGTAGCAGAGCTAAACTTTCTGCAGTTTGATAAATCAGAAAGAGAAATGAACTAGAAGGACCGTAGAGACAAACCTAAGAGCAACATTATCAAGACATTTGAACACTTCTTATGGGCGATCCTTACCCAATATTGGcccaaaattaaatataaagtcCAGTTAAATGAAGGAGACGATTTTTAGGTAAGAAGTTTTTTGACTTCGTTCTTCTGTCACGTGTCATTCTATGATACGTTTTGTGAAGCGGTAGAGGGTCTCGTCGTTTTGCTCTGGATCTATTCTCTCCGTCtccctcttctctctctctctctctcaatccgTAGACGGCGATTCGCTGGAAGTGAAGAATCATCGGTCCACATCGATCGATCGTTTAATCTCGCCATCGAATCTGCACCAGGTTTgtattactctctctctctgtctccctcttctctgtctctctctctcgtatCGATTTTGTGGATATAATTCTGGGATTATCGATTATGTGTTTCTAATATTTTGCATGCTTTGGGTTTGATCAAGGTCCGcggagtttgggtt comes from the Brassica rapa cultivar Chiifu-401-42 chromosome A01, CAAS_Brap_v3.01, whole genome shotgun sequence genome and includes:
- the LOC103837263 gene encoding inter-alpha-trypsin inhibitor heavy chain H6 — its product is MDLAKHTTLQMLGFILLASLVLTMAQPPGLTKPSHATCKIKKYKHCYNLEHVCPKFCPDTCHVECASCKPICGPASPGDDGGDTPPTPVPPVSPPPPAPVPPVSPPPPVTPTPSYPTPTDPLPPAPVSPPPPAPVPPVSPPPPTPTPYVPSPTPPVSPPPPSPTPDVPSPTPPSSPPPTTPTPAVPSPTPSSPPPPSPTPAVLTPPHVTPTPPTPAVPSPPDVTPTPPTPSVPSPDTPTAPLPPYSPPATPAPSVPSPTPTPPSSPTPPGSTPTTPTPSVPTPSPSVPVPSAPNSPPYVPPSSPTPTPPSDGEAGAGVRRARCKKKGSPCYGVEYSCPSACPRSCEVDCVTCKPLCNCDKPGSVCQDPRFIGGDGLTFYFHGKKDSNFCLISDPNLHINAHFIGKRRPGMARDFTWVQSIAVLFGTHRFYVGALKTATWDDSVDRISASFDGNVISLPQLDGATWTSSPGVYPQVSVKRVNADTNNIEVEVEGLLKITARVVSITMEDSRIHGYDVKEDDCLAHLDLGFKFQDLSDNVDGVLGQTYRPNYVSRVKIGVHMPVMGGDREFQTTGLFAPDCSAARFIGNGGRNGGWSKMELPEMSCASGVGGKGVVCKR